The window AGAATAACCCGAATTATCCGCGATGCAGTCTTAAGGTGGTCTCCTAGACAGCAGCACTCATTCTAAGTCGTGGTCACGCTGCAGGCAACGGATCGACTTGGAGATGGTTTTGCGCTGATGCGCCGTGCTCCGTCAAGTGTTGACGGCCTGCCTGACGAACAGGTACTCTGAGAACTGTTGACCCTCAACGCCGCCGCCGTTGCTTGCGACCACCCGGAAGCCAGCGTTCAGCAGTCTTGTGATCGCCTGtacggagttcaatttgcaGTAGCCGTTCAGCGGGAACCTGATGACGTGACGGGCATCCTGTTGGTGCCAGGCAACGCCGGATCGCGCGTCGATCACCGCCTGCGTCGTTTCCGGAAACACCTCGTCGAGCAGCGCCCGTCCACCCGACAGCATCACTCGCTCGCCCAGATCCGGGCTCACATGTAACGCCACGCACTCGTAGCTGCAGTTGCCGTCGTTGCCGCGCATCTTGTCGGGATCGCGGTTGCAGGGTGCGGTGGTGCAGGCGGTGCCGCGACCTCCGAGCTGCCCAGAGGGCGGGGGACTTGGCGATGTGGTGGTCATCGTCGTTGTCGAGCCGTTCTTTATGCGCTCCTTCTTCATCTGCTCCAATTGCCTGCACATGGCTAAAGGGGAGAAAGACGTATTACCTTCGAGTTTTTATGCGAAGAGGATAATGGTCTTGTTTTAACGATGAGTTTGCAAACTTGTAATGTTATACTTCGCAATATATCGAACTAGGCCGTGGGAACTCGCGAGATTTCGTTTCTATTGATAGTACAGTTTCATTTCGGTCATAAATAAATtggataaattataaaagcgCTGGGGAAATTTTTCCGTATAAAATTCGATTTCTAAACGAGATGTATACATTGATTAGTCCCGAGGGAATAATTTTCACTGTCTCAATTTTGTCCTTTTGTAGTTCTATATGACGTCTGTAATCAAGCAAACAATTTCAGAGTTCGTTATTACTAGTCCATTACAACTGAGCATTACACATAGGAAGTCGGTCAAGAGAATTAGAAGAGAAATGATACATCGTTGTATCgcgatttaaattatattactaatgAAAGGCATGCTCGAACCGGTCATTCTCGTTTTATTATGCGACTGATACGAAATCCCGTTTTTATGTCGTTCTCATTCACTGCATGATTCAATtacagtattaaaattaaaaggagTACGAGAAATAAAGTTGAAGTAATTTACGCGCAATATCGAAGTATCGTGCTTCTTCCAGCAGCAAATCTAGGTCGGAAAAGTTGTCGGGTATCAGTAGCCGGGAATTTcgcataaaattcaatatgtgTCGAAACATTCCGCCATCTCTATCGATGAAGTAGTGTTGTTTTAGCGAGTCCAGAACGATGGGGATGCTGCCGTTAAACAATTTTGCTAACCTGGATTCCGGGtacctgaaaaaaattacaaatttttttttttttagaaataagattGTCAAATGTGAAAGTTATAAGTTTTATGACTTATAAGCATTAATCATTGATTGACTTGAAAGTGCGTGTGAGAAAATACTTGAGAAAGTGTTATCGCGTTTAATTTACAAGACTTCAATTTCGAAACCGTTAcgtaatgtatatacataatatccTCTAATtgatgttaatataaaaattattaattattaatataagaattattaatttgaagaCTTtgatgtacatggattgcatattcgacgcatatatatatatatatatatatatatatatataaatatataaatagatagatagatatatagatatatatactatatataatgaCGTGAAAATTATACTTTCTATCAACTAACAGTTAAGTAGGCAGGTGCTGACACTTTTGTCAGCTGCCGAAATCGCTTCAGGTAGCTGTATGTTGTTTTGAGGATCGATGGTTATGTACAAGCAGctgtgaatttaataaattcttactcAACGCATTGACTATATTGAGTTTAaggatagtataattattacgAAGATTTGAAAAGTAAGACAGTGATAACATTgccataaataaattgttttggtGCATATCTTATAGTTAGTTTTCtcataatgatttatttttcattaaaacgcCTCTTTAAActgaaaattctaataaatatgaaaaaaattgtaggaTATTACATGCATGAAAAATATCATTCtaagaaaagtaattattcaatttttagttttattttctaagcaacgattatttatacaaaaaatattttcttgaaaataatcttaaaatatcacaTCGTTTATTCGAAactaatatttactttaaaataacttcTGTTGCACAGAAAAATACATACTGcgaattatttgatttaagtAAATACTTAATTCAAactacttattttaaatatttcataagtttatatatctgCAAATCTATCATAAGTTCATaagcattaaattaattcaaaatatattctaaattttagtaatttaatacttcaatcaagaataaaccaaaataaataaacaatcaaataagtaaaataaacaatcagtttgtatattaatttgatttttctttgctacaattttataatattcttcataAGAAGttaaattctgtttttattattttagttagtATATGATAataggttttttttaaataataaatacttttttgtaaatatttttaaagataattataaaaaaaaatttttttgttaaagataatcgttacttattaaaaaaaatgcttttctTAGCAATAGAATTGATTCAACTGATTTCATTCTGTggaaaaagagaataatattCGAAAAGTATGATTGAATATCCATATGAATAAAAACGTGCGTGCGCGTATgacaaaaataacatttccaATCAGAAAGAATTTTAACCATTAATAAAATCCATTAACCAATCATTTATTGGAAggattcaatttaattcaatttaattaaaaaatcgttcATTATTGAAAGAAAGCAacgaaaatatagaaaaaatataaaagactgTATTAGGAATTGTTACGCGTGAATGAAGATAGAACGGTAAGATTGCAAAGACTTAGTATAAGATACGTGCATGAAATCTACTTTAACAGATATGCAGATGCACatacgtatgtgtgtgtatgcatcTCGTAGCAGCAAGTCCATGCACCGTATGTATCACTTTTTCCGGCTTCTTTAGAAAGTACCTGTGACATTTTCGAATGCGTTTCACAACATGATCGCGAATGCAGCATCATTCAAAGTAGGCTGCGGCTAATCTTATTACATATCTTTGCGCTACTGTTGCCGTTACGATTACCCCTTCCGTACTTGGTAATTATCTCGAGAATGATAAGACaaatataacgttttattACGCATTTAATCTCGCTATAAattaacgaaataaaaaagagaagttGGCAAGCAAGGGAGGgaattataattcttattcttttatatatattaaaataaatttaattaaatatctaagaaattttttattaacgacGATCTGGAAAATCACTTtatacattttcaagaaaaaaatttgtagtaTTTGTCCCtatttgcaattttcttaAATGGATTCTCATtctaatttagttttaatttgataatggGAAATTGTTTTgactcaaatattttataattttctttttaacgattttatttcattaatatatttttttattggattTCTAACGTTCCAACATTATCGATGAAAAAcgatgaattatatatatatatatatatatatattttttttttcgacattTGAAAGTAACTTctcttattttaaagttaaagttttcGTGTGCAGAAGATTGatagtataaaaattcaaaaatttgttgcCCAACATCTTATTGTCTGTagcaaagtattaataatgtcACGACCTCGTAAACAAATCACACTTATGGAATCCGTGTCAATCAGCTTCACGCACGCGTTTGCTCGCATGTGCTCACGGACGTGCCGTAAGCGGTACCGTGTTCTGCATGCATCGCCGAAGGTCGTCGTAATTTAGCATATAATAGACGAATGCTCTGGGAAAAGGACagggtaaaaaaaaagggggaaacGTGAGAGGGAGAGACATAATGGGGAAAGGGATGGATGGAAGAAGGTTGACTCTGAGGACCACGATGAGAGAGGGAGAATCGGCTCTCCTCTCTGTGTATCTCGTTGTTGGTGCGTTATGGCACAACGAGGAGGAAATATCGAGGTAGAGGTACCTGGTAACCCCCTCAGGCCGGTTCCCATACCTTCCACGgcgataacatataataacgACGGCCTCATGGAGCCTGTGGGCGATCTGACTTTAgcgaggaagagagaggagaagacACCGCGGGGTAGATACGAaggtttatacatatatacagatatggcgtctctctctctctctctctctctctctctctctctctctctccagcttttgtcctttttctttctccttttcccTCGTGATCTCGCTTTCTATCGACTTCCTACTGATACTTTGGCATAAGAGGATAGAGAGAGAATCGCTGTCAGAACAGGGAAATGAAAATCGCTGGATTTTACCTCAAAGCGTGCGCGAAATTTTATACAGTAtagttaattttctatagaataTCGAAGTGAGTTATTGTAAGGGAAACTTTACTCTTCCTCGGCGAACAAACCCCTTCTCTTTCTTCGCCGCAATTGCCGcgggtaaattaaaattcacgcTGTAATTTCGGTCAGTAAAGATGTGAAAATGGTATACTTTCTATTTAAATgaatatcatgtattttttgaattttatctcTTGTACAGGGGATACAATTTTTggacatttttcaaatattagaTTGAAGCAATAATGAATCTTTTAAGAAATTCTCAAACAGTCGAGacagtaaaaaaatctaaatttaatctctggaataaattttatttttaattcactgaatgaaattcttatattttatgttctgTTTTCTAATTAAACACAATAAAAAGGGGAAGCagtttgaaaaagaaagagttcGTTTAACTTGCATTAAGAAAACAAGAGAGAAAGTGCGAAAGTGATATCGTCAAGAGAAGCGAGAATGAGACATGTGGCTCTCGTAGGCCAAGGGCCATCGGTGTTTGTGGAGGTCGAGAAGACTGAAGAGGGGTGATAGTGGGGGAGGAAACGGTACCGGGGGCGGAGGACGAGCACCGTGATTACCCGCGGCGATTTCTTGGGCCCACCGAGGTCCGATCCCGGGTCAGATCCGTTCGCTATGGGAAAACGTTAAACGATCGGCTCACATCACTCAGATTCCGCTCTGCTTTCGGTATACACAGGATGTGTTCGAAATCGCGTGCATTCTACCAGTTATAGATCTCCTGATGAATTTTGGAATAAATTTTCCTCAAAGATTCGacgcgaaatttaattttaaaaacttgttgaatcatgaaaaattaataacgctGCAGGATACATGGGCACAACAAGTAGATTTTATCTTAACCAAACTTGAATGTAAGCGGCATTTATGAAGATATTCacttaataattaagatttttatgttataaatatctttaggaaatgtttattattgtattttttttcgcgTAAACCCCCAAGgttttttttgacaaataaaaaaattattgggatATATAGGAGCGTTTTCACCGCTCCGAAATTTTGCgcaataaattgcattttatggACGCGAAAATAAGGCTAAGCGAACGTGCTCGTAACGTAGCTGACGCATATGCGGACATATGTGTGAGCACGAGAACGAGACGCGTCCGCCGAGACATTCCGTTATATCCCGCTAAATTGCACGTGTCGGACTAGAGGGCGAGGAAATGACGACTTGGTACTTCACCATGGGATACCCTCGAGGCTCTGTGCAGCCTTCTCGACCGGCAGGATGATCGACGATGTTTTAGGGATTATGTGATACCGGAAGCACGGACTAATGATCGGCTATTACGTCATTCCTGTAAACGCTTGGTAGAAAATGTCGATGCGCAACGATTAATCTTTCGCAAGGCACGTGGAGTTTCACGATATTGCGTCTGTGGTTGATATTATTGATAGCATTATGCAATAAGAATTgtgtatacaaaaaaaaaaacaataattatcatagactgtttgatataaataagaaacgaTTAATTCAGAAAGCACAAAATGCTATGTGTAAGTTCAAGTAATAATGCCTGTAGTTGTAATaaagttttcataatatacactgaaaaaaaagtaatatatatccaataagatatgtagttgccaactacagatatactcaatacaataaatatatgctattgcagtatcaatattgtacttgcattaacagtaaatattattgtattgagtattttatgtatagttggcagcccgcaattacatatgttattggctatattacttttttttctgtgtattaaatattgcttagaaacattacaataaaaatgaaattttatccatcattaattaatatcaaagtatccattaaataaatataatacttaattgTCTTGGCAAATGagttttgttaaataattatttctgctACAAGATGCTTTTGTTCTAAAATATAGTCTAAGTAGAGTcgattcttataaataattgagagATTGATTAGTAGCAAAGCAATAATGTAAGAAAACGTAAGTAATGAAATCATACAGAATTAAAACGgcgttaataaatttttgagcttgtgtataatatacacaGTGTAAACATTGCTCTTTTTGCTTTAGGATTGAAATTATCATACatactcttaaaaaaaagacgaTTAAACAACTCATTTTGGGACCCAGCGCAGTGATGCCCAGAATCGAATCTTTTTGCACCGTCGTGCTGCATGGGGAGGATGGCTGGCAGCACGATGCTGCAAAAAGATTCGATACTGGCGTTCGGCATACCGCGCGGTGTGGCGCCACATCTGGCGCGTGAAGTTAaccgcgcggcgcggcgtcaCCTTTGACGCGTGAAGTTGACCGCGCGAGAAAGACGGAGTCGCTTCACTCTGTCTTTTCGTGTATCACTTTCGGAACGCGACGGACGCAGGATGGACCGGCTCCGGAACAAGTGGCACCGCGAATCTCTTAATTGGTAAGTATGACGCGTATCAACCTTGCGTTGTAATTCGTTATTAGAGTATGTGCCTTGTTCGAGCGTGCAAGCGACTCACAGCACGATCGCCCGACGCATCAATCGCGTGACACGCGAAGTCGCTTGCGCGGTTAGGAATCCCTTCGCCATCTTAATTGCATTCCTTTCTCATTTGCAGATCGTGGCTAGACTGACATGGATCGGTGCCGGGGTGAATATTGCGCCATGTCCACTAGGTATGTCAAATCTGCATCGTAATTTCGACCAAGTTCTCAGTCTTAACCTTGCATTCGTGCGACAATACACGTTACTCGCAATATTGGAAAAAGACAGTCCGACAGTCGTCGCATTGTCGATTACTCGTGCGGGCAATCGACATGTAGAGACGCGTATATCCAGCGGTGCCAGTGTCGAATCCTTTTTTTTGCATCATCGTGCCGCACGGAGGTCAAATCTGCATCGTAATTTCGACCAAGTTCTCAGTCTTAACCTTGCATTCGTGCGACAATACACGTTACTCGTAATATTGGAAAAAGACAGTCCGACAGTCGTCGCATTGTCGATCACTCGTGCGGGCAATCGACATGTAGAGACGCGTACATCCAGCGGTGCCAGTGTcgaatccttttttttttgcatcatCGTGCCGCACGGAGAGGACGGCTGGCAGCACGATGCTGGAAAAAGATTCGGCACTCGGTGTCGGCGTACCGCGCGATGCGGCGCCACTTTTGACGCGTGCAATTGACCGCGCGAGAGAGACACAAAGCCGcttcatttttttgtgtatcaCTTTCAGAACGCAACGAACGCAGGATGGACTGACTTCAGAACAAGTGGCAtcgtaaatcttttaattggtAAGTATAATACGTATCAACCTTGCGTTGTAATTCGTTCGATTATGTCAATGCTTGTTCGAGCAAAGATAGCGACGTGTCAATCGTGATACGCGAAGTCAATCGCGCGAGAAGGAATCCCTTCGCCATCTTAATTGCATTCCTTTCTCATTTGCAGATCGCGGCAAGTCTGTGATGGATCGGTACCGGGGAGAATGTCGCGCCACGTCCGCTCGGTAAGTCAAATTTGCATTGTAACTTGGGCTAAGTTCCCAGTCTTAATTATTGCGTACATGCATTTTCCATATATTGGACAATACGTTTTACTCgcaatattgaaaaaagataGTCGtcgtattatcaattatttgtgCAAACAATCGACATGTAGAGACGCGTATACCCAGCGGCACTAATATCGAatctttttgtaacatttttcgtGCTGCCAATCATTCTCTCCGTGCAGCATGATGCACGGATGACCGCCCACAATTAATAATCGAAATATTTGGATTTTAatcctaattttaatttatttaacgatGTTATGAATATGAGTTAAAGTAACCACatttataagataattaaCTTAACCTTTCATCgacaattaatatttgcaaatacGTAATTAAGATTTAGAGTGACAACCGTCCTCATTTGTGACGTCATAATCCTCTCTTAAGCGAGATTTCTAATTAGTCCCGCGTAACTAAAAATTAGCTAAATTCTCTATCtgtttcaaagatttttaagttattctactcttttaattaattccgtGGTTATCGCAATTAcgcaaagataatttttacttagGGGCACTAATCAAAATGTTAAGTTGTTTAACTACAAAAGCACGATCCCAATTTTTTCCCCTgaatatatttgcattacaTAAAAACGAGTTGATATTAGATGAATGTCGTGTTTTTGATATACAAAGCTGTGGGTTATCGCATAAATAGACATTTACTAATTAACATCGTGCTGGGTCGGTGGGTTATGGGATAATAAACGTTTGGCGTTATTTTGAAATTGCCGATTATACACCGACGATTGAACTAAATTAATCAGCGGCATGAATTCATTATTCGTGCGCATTATATTGACTTGTTTACTTCATCTATAACGTCGTACGGTATAAACAAGGCACCTAAATATGCGCGGTCTAATAGAAACTGTTCTATCCGTTGCGTTTATTAATGCAAATGTATCGCGAATATTTAATCACTTACACCGCGTTTCAAAGTACATTATGCTTAACCACTATTCTACATCTCTTAATTacctgaaatttttttcttttgataagAGAGAGAAGTCGGAATCCTCTTTTACCTTGagaaatctttaattaataaattgctttCGTTTGTGATAAACGTAGAGGATGCCTGGCTTTATTTAAGAAcataaaatacgtaattttattgtaatagcaaaatttaatgatttaaatcaaataattctGATAATATTGGTGCattacgtttaaataattagtCAAGCTTTTATGACATTCTTGTCATTAATCctttttttacgtttgtttaattattatttctagttTCTTTTGCCGatggatatatttttatgatgctCAAGAACGTCTTCCGTGCAATCGTTTGGATCTTATTATTGTTATCTTCTTTTCACGTGCTTCCGGGGTGCATCGTTACCCGGCTATCATAAATATAGGCACAAATTCCAGCGTTTAGAATGAGTATTCCAAGTGTGAACTGCATCAGTGTCGTTAAACAACGGCGATGATTTACCTGCTGCAAATCAGTTGCACGAATAATAGCACGGTGAAAATATAATCCCTTTCTCttgcaaaacaattttaatatcgtTTTTAATGCGGGAGAAAGCTTCAATCGATGCGCTTATTCCGCTGTGAGATAATTAAATGCATGTTAATGGGTAAGCAATATGACGCGATGATTGTCAAACGCAAATTAACGAAATTGCGTAATACGGAGGTTGCAAATCTGCTTTGTTATGGTAATTCTGTGCATGACTTCTGTTatgttgataatattttattatatacaacgtGATACACGAAACGAATAAACGAAAATACGTCACTTCGTTAATTAAATCtactatttatttgaacaaaaaGAATCATAATTAACATCGTGAGCCGCAAGATTCAGAAGGCCAACTTGAAAGGATTAGCGCAGACaggaagaaattaaatattttttttaactaatagtTTTGCACACTTTGATGAATGGTATCATGTCGAGACAAGTTTATCTGTGCGATTTTCTCATTTGCCACGCACGATGTGCACCAGCACTATCGGCTGACCACTTTCGACAAAGCAATAAGGTCACGTCGTGTAATGAGGGAGGAAGGTGCAACGAAGCGTGACGACGGAGATGCCAGTGCGTCGATTTTACGTGATATTCATTTTGCACTCTTGCCGGTGCCTTGATACGCCGCGCGCCAGCGACACTTATCCTGTCGACGTTTTCGCAGATTAAATCACGGCCGTATACGCGCGATGCGCGCCATAACGGTTCATAGAAAACGGACCTGTGCTCCACTAACTCGACTAACGATAAGCCATGCTTCGCGTGTAAATTTGTCTATCGCGTACCGTTGTTGGCTTTAGTTTACTTGCCTATCGACCCAACGACTTTTTGGACTTTATTGGAGAGTAGGTGTCACGCCAATAAACAATCCGTCgttgttaaattgttaaacGATCACTGAATTGCTTATATAATCACGAAATTAATATAGCTTACGTTTTTcacaatattcaattaattataacattactcTTCCcttttgaaattcttttttatcatttttttaaaggtaatataaaattaataatgtttattaataaaaatgttatttaaatatttaaaaagagagaCATTTAGTATAACTACTAAACATtccaaaattcaaatattctttttgaacaacaacaaaaagtatattatgtattaatattttttcttacttttgtaaaaaacgTTAAGCATGCTAGACACATTACAGTGAtgattgattaaatttgttgATCGATATTTTGATctctacatatatttttaaaacaaaatttttttataatttacttatattattttttaaaattgtttgataAGAATGTTTAGAACAACAGCGCGTATGTGTATCATGATGTCCATCATGATTTTCTCGCCCATTTATTATGGAGTCTCGATAGAAACATCTCCATAGCAAGTCAGAATTCATTGCCCATTCAGTTAACGAACGATGAGACCACCTGTCAATTATGATCAGCTTTCTCACGAACGCATCTATCGCGGTTTATGTTGTATCTACGTACAGTATAGTTTAACTCCGTGCACTCGTGATCTCCTTGTGAAAGGAACAATTTTCCTTGCTAATCGCGCTGTATATTCACCAGCGTCAAAGATCGCGTATTAAGCTCGCGTAACAAGCATTTCTCAAAACGAGAATTACGAGGCTACGGTAACATTTAGCAATTAGGTCTGATAGCCGTTAAATCGCTGTCTCATATCGACTTAAAATCTATTATGTAAGCAAAACTTAcgatattgttaaatttaaataatttaacttgcgatattattaatttattcttaatgatAATACGGAGGAAAACTATTATTagacgagaaagagaaggataAGATAGCATAAGATTCACAACTAAcgatatttgtattaattacttaagtttaattatgtattacgtGGTTTCAATGTTCAGTTGTTCAATTCAACACTTATATTATCAGATTTTACTTTTAGTGTCAAAGATTTACTTTATATCAGTCGAAATCAGACAGAGCATAATATTCATGGATTTTTCTTGCCCGGGCAAAGAGGATATATATGCAGGCTGATACTTCGAGGAGATTAAAACCCTCTCTATAAGCAAAGCGCAGTTGTGCTTTCACGTTACGTCTCTTTTATGCATAAAGTGCACGGGCACACCGCAAATAGCCTTTGGACACTGGCCGGGCACGGTAACGGTGTGCCTGATTGCGGGCGATATGTTCTCAGAGATATTGCCCGGTACGAACATCCTGGAGCGTTGTCGATGGTCACGTTTCCGCGATCCGGACATCACGCTCCCTTTCTACCCCCGCTTCACTCGCTAGAATTTCTTTATGTCGTTTAAAAGTCACACTCTGTGCTTTCGTGAAAGATATCCGCTCCCGATACCAACGTAAACTCGCTCGACTCCTCGTTGTCTTCTCGTTACGTCGGATAAAATCTTTCCTCGAACACGTATATATCACGATTTTTCAAAGCGCAACGTTCCCTCTCTTTAATAAACCAAGCtctcaaataaaaatcaacgGCATATAAGTTGTTCCGTTTACAAATCCCAATTTCGAGCCGTTAACGTTTAACGTTTCCTTAAGGATAGAGATTAAGAGTTTTTATGGCACGCATTACGTCGGAGAGGCACGGGTTTTTATTCGTTTCATTCTCGAGCTATCTAGAATTGTTGAGGATTTAAAGCGAACGATTTATTCTTACTTCGTTAAAGTCTCGAGGGAGGACGTGTATATCGTGCCGCCGACGTCGATGTGAACCGGTGCGGTGTACCTCGAAGCGGCCGCTACGCAAGGAATACCGGTCATCTTCTGGTTGTAAGCCGGGGCCGCCGGCGTCGGTGGTGTTGGCGACGAGGAATTCGACATCGTAGGCGAGGTGGCCGGCGAACTGCTTGGCGACagcaatctgaaaaaaaaaagaagaagacacTTTTGATATCAGACGTGATAAGATCGCGCAGTTTATTAGAATCTTCCGCAGAAAATTTTGCATATCGCAAAAGATATCCCAATATTAACATAAACTCACTCGTCGTTGCCTTCTTGTTACATCGGATAAAATCTTTCCTCAGATTCCACGTGCATATAcgtgatttttcaaaatgacgTGCTCTTTTCCGAAGtaaacaaagttttaataaaagtcaacggaattatgaaatatacgTGTTGGACGAATGGATGAGAATCGcaaaattttcatgtttttcgcccattattttttaaaagtttcagAGGAATAtagaactttttatatatttggttAGCCGCAGCAGAAATTGAGACTTGATAATACATACATTTCTGCTTTTGACACGTACATTTTAAACGAAGGCTGCGAAgctattgtaaattaa of the Monomorium pharaonis isolate MP-MQ-018 chromosome 11, ASM1337386v2, whole genome shotgun sequence genome contains:
- the LOC105828423 gene encoding BTB/POZ domain-containing protein KCTD1 gives rise to the protein MFPSAQIKMRLLSPSSSPATSPTMSNSSSPTPPTPAAPAYNQKMTGIPCVAAASRYTAPVHIDVGGTIYTSSLETLTKYPESRLAKLFNGSIPIVLDSLKQHYFIDRDGGMFRHILNFMRNSRLLIPDNFSDLDLLLEEARYFDIAPMCRQLEQMKKERIKNGSTTTMTTTSPSPPPSGQLGGRGTACTTAPCNRDPDKMRGNDGNCSYECVALHVSPDLGERVMLSGGRALLDEVFPETTQAVIDARSGVAWHQQDARHVIRFPLNGYCKLNSVQAITRLLNAGFRVVASNGGGVEGQQFSEYLFVRQAVNT